A genome region from Drosophila simulans strain w501 chromosome 2R, Prin_Dsim_3.1, whole genome shotgun sequence includes the following:
- the LOC6734079 gene encoding GTP-binding protein 128up — MSTILEKISAIESEMARTQKNKATSAHLGLLKAKLAKLRRELISPKGGGGGTGEAGFEVAKTGDARVGFVGFPSVGKSTLLSNLAGVYSEVAAYEFTTLTTVPGCIKYKGAKIQLLDLPGIIEGAKDGKGRGRQVIAVARTCNLIFMVLDCLKPLGHKKLLEHELEGFGIRLNKKPPNIYYKRKDKGGINLNSMVPQSELDTDLVKTILSEYKIHNADITLRYDATSDDLIDVIEGNRIYIPCIYLLNKIDQISIEELDVIYKIPHCVPISAHHHWNFDDLLELMWEYLRLQRIYTKPKGQLPDYNSPVVLHNERTSIEDFCNKLHRSIAKEFKYALVWGSSVKHQPQKVGIDHVLNDEDVVQIVKKV; from the exons ATGAGCACAATATTGGAGAAAATCTCGGCCATCGAGTCGGAG ATGGCCCGAACCCAGAAGAACAAGGCCACCTCGGCCCATTTGGGTCTGCTGAAGGCGAAGCTGGCCAAGCTGCGACGCGAGCTGATTTCCCCCaaaggaggcggcggcggaacCGGCGAAG CTGGCTTCGAGGTGGCTAAGACTGGAGATGCCCGGGTGGGATTCGTAGGATTTCCTTCAGTGGGTAAATCCACACTGCTCTCCAACTTGGCTGGCGTTTACTCCGAGGTGGCGGCCTACGAATTCACAACGTTGACCACTGTGCCGGGATGCATCAAGTACAAGGGCGCCAAGATCCAGCTGCTGGATTTGCCCGGTATCATTGAGGGCGCCAAGGATGGCAAGGGTCGGGGTCGTCAGGTGATAGCTGTCGCTCGCACCTGTAACCTCATTTTCATGGTGCTGGATTGCCTGAAACCGCTTGGCCACAAGAAACTCCTCGAGCATGAATTGGAGGGCTTCGGCATCCGGCTAAACAAGAAACCACCAAATATCTACTACAAGCGGAAGGACAAGGGCGGCATCAATCTGAACAGCATGGTTCCTCAGTCCGAGCTGGACACGGATCTGGTGAAGACCATTCTATCCGAGTACAAGATCCACAATGCGGACATCACCCTGAGATACGACGCCACTAGTGACGACCTGATCGACGTTATCGAGGGCAACCGCATCTACATACCCTGCATCTATCTGCTGAACAAGATCGATCAGATCTCCATCGAGGAGCTGGACGTCATCTACAAGATCCCGCATTGCGTGCCCATCTCGGCCCATCACCACTGGAACTTTGACGATCTGCTGGAGCTGATGTGGGAGTACCTGCGGCTGCAGCGCATCTACACCAAGCCCAAGGGCCAGCTGCCCGACTACAACTCGCCCGTGGTGCTCCACAACGAGCGCACCAGCATTGAAGATTTCTGCAACAAGCTGCATCGCTCCATTGCCAAGGAATTTAAATA TGCGCTGGTTTGGGGCTCATCTGTGAAGCATCAGCCTCAGAAGGTGGGCATCGACCACGTTCTCAACGACGAGGATGTCGTCCAGATTGTGAAGAAGGTTTAG
- the LOC27206964 gene encoding uncharacterized protein LOC27206964, which translates to MFAKVKPRTPLGNNQAQFKSQLANNVSQLNRSFPTAAELLRKNSSQLRQTKLTVSRKDNKLIYDGFVEEVKIRPKKENAQSPIILEKSSCEMSAKKESPGLQSSPMLKPGRNLISLIGRVDFCLKTHKMYPEINAIWNVYGKLLRIIVGKRGEHTLLVRNKESGPVLQGIYYDFEGVMRTWSPGCFVHLVGQFIGENRLKTFKIDQVSDIDWQQQFMRIENVTSYILMQNTVQK; encoded by the exons ATGTTTGCTAAAG TTAAGCCCCGCACCCCTCTGGGTAACAACCAAGCTCAATTTAAGAGCCAACTGGCGAACAACGTCTCGCAATTGAATCGCAGTTTCCCAACGGCCGCTGAGCTTTTGCGCAAAAATAGCAGCCAATTGCGGCAAACCAAACTAACTGTCAGTCGAAAGGATAATAAGCTAATATACGATGGATTCGTGGAGGAAGTGAAAATTCGTCCCAAAAAGGAGAACGCTCAATCACCGATTATCCTGGAAAAATCCAGTTGCGAAATGTCAGCCAAAAAGGAATCACCAGGGTTGCAAAGCTCCCCGATGTTGAAACCAGGACGAAacttaattagtttaattggTCGAGTGGATTTCTGCCTTAAAACTCACAAAATGTATCCAGAAATCAACGCTATTTGGAATGTTTACG GAAAATTGCTACGGATCATTGTGGGAAAACGTGGAGAGCACACCTTGCTCGTGCGAAACAAAGAATCGGGTCCCGTCCTTCAGGGAATTTACTACGATTTCGAAGGCGTTATGAGAACTTGGAGCCCAG GCTGCTTTGTCCATCTCGTGGGCCAATTTATTGGCGAAAATCGCTTGAAAACTTTTAAGATTGACCAGGTAAGCGACATTGACTGGCAACAGCAATTTATGCGCATTGAAAATGTGACCTCgtatattttaatgcaaaacACTGtgcaaaagtaa
- the LOC6734078 gene encoding uncharacterized protein LOC6734078, which yields MQVEPADVGCDVTHRQQEKNKTNGIFSTAVRSKKNGQPNGRIYTSTPKTSHPKLEHCVGVAEPTEKGRVGVVTAFDPLIKKVALLFGVLIIGYKSVILTMPYITGDSIQVLSHQVQSRWNETLVWATSHQLGSRLSPLLCGLLVAAFAYGIVYLDSAVPGVNPPSPFTPRSKKRFREEKTASMHLGYLCALFCGFLVTVFMYFDLYS from the exons ATGCAGGTGGAACCAGCCGACGTCGGCTGTGACGTCACGCATCGCCAGCaggagaaaaacaaaaccaatgGGATTTTCTCGACGGCAGTCAGAAGTAAAAAAAACGGGCAACCGAACGGACGGATCTACACCTCCACGCCGAAGACCTCGCATCCAAAACTTGAGCACTGCGTGGGCGTTGCTGAACCCACGGAAAAGgggcgagtgggcgtggtgaCCGCCTTCGATCCGCTGATCAAAAAGGTTGCCCTTCTCTTCGGGGTTCTTATCATTGGCTACAAAAGCGTCATCTTAACCA TGCCATACATCACGGGCGATTCCATCCAGGTGCTGAGCCACCAGGTGCAGAGTAGGTGGAACGAGACCTTGGTGTGGGCGACCAGTCACCAGCTGGGCTCCAGGCTGAGTCCCCTGCTGTGTGGCCTTCTAGTGGCAGCTTTCGCGTACGGAATCGTGTACTTAGACAGCGCGGTGCCTGGCGTAAATCCGCCCTCGCCCTTTACGCCGCGTTCCAAGAAACG TTTCCGCGAGGAGAAGACTGCCTCGATGCACTTGGGCTACTTGTGCGCCCTGTTCTGCGGATTTCTGGTAACGGTCTTCATGTACTTCGACTTGTACTCGTAG